One segment of Daphnia magna isolate NIES linkage group LG2, ASM2063170v1.1, whole genome shotgun sequence DNA contains the following:
- the LOC116916190 gene encoding transcription factor MafK, whose amino-acid sequence MKKSDKKDRNANANKFDLEPLSPSPCLGISDDELVSISVRDLNRQLKLRGLTREEIVRMKQRRRTLKNRGYAASCRIKRIEQKDELEQEKVGELSETEKLAEDNGKIREEIEALHRKYEALQKFALQKKIPLPPEMDPLH is encoded by the exons atgaagaaaagtgACAAGAAAGACAGAAATGCAAATGCCAACAAATTTGATTTG GAGCCTTTATCTCCATCACCTTGTCTTGGAATTTCCGACGATGAGTTAGTTTCCATTTCCGTGCGGGATTTGAACAGGCAGCTAAAGCTGCGAGGTTTGACAAGAGAAGAg ATTGTTAGAATGAAACAGCGTCGtagaactttaaaaaatagaggCTATGCTGCTAG CTGTCGCATCAAGCGTATAGAGCAAAAGGATGAActtgaacaagaaaaagttGGGGAACTTTCTGAAACAGAGAAACTTGCTGAAGACAATGGAAAGATTCGTGAAGAAATTGAGGCTCTTCATCGAAAATATGAAGCTCTTCAAAAATTTGCCCTCCAGAAGAAGATTCCATTGCCCCCAGAAATGGATCCACTCCACTAA
- the LOC116916189 gene encoding protein FAM8A1: MSSIVDEPESVGSAGQPQRMAEYTDQLRSWLGEAYQWQALQCIPYSMPSLFIQSRYRPLPSPEVPVTPEPQVPNHQQRQQSNVPGSIPTEAQVEGRVFEVPKLSKRLLAEVIDFGLLFFIKAFLTLTVLDAWNMEDSTFFHTETDLTEEADYEMAMAITANLLTIELIHRLMVVFYEVCFTLQGGTPGKRTMGISIISCTKCVPVGESRVLVQPATGVTFWRSLGRAFLKNMGTAILFPTFLPLMVVQHNRTLYDILCGTIVVETE; the protein is encoded by the exons ATGAGTAGTATTGTGGATGAACCAGAAAGTGTGGGTTCTGCTGGACAACCCCAGAGAATGGCAGAATATACCGATCAGCTTAGAAGCTGGTTAGGTGAAGCATATCAATGGCAGGCGTTGCAATGCATTCCCTATTCAATGCCCTCACTATTTATTCAAAGTCGGTATCGACCATTACCTAGCCCAGAAGTTCCGGTCACACCAGAACCACAGGTGCCAAACCACCAACAGAGACAACAGTCTAATGTCCCAGGTTCCATCCCAACGGAAGCACAAGTTGAAG gGAGAGTTTTTGAAGTTCCTAAGCTTTCCAAACGCTTGTTGGCTGAAGTTATTGATTTTGGTTTGCTGTTTTTCATCAAAGCATTTTTGACATTAACTGTCCTTGATGCTTGGAACATGGA AGATTCAACTTTTTTTCACACTGAAACTGACCTAACAGAAGAAGCTGATTATGAAATGGCTATGGCAATCACGGCAAATTTATTGACTATCGAATTGATCCATCGTTTGATGGTAGTTTTTTATGAGGTTTGTTTTACTCTACAAGGTGGTACTCCAGGAAAACGAACAATGGGAATTAGTATAATCTCCTGCACCAAGTGCGTCCCTGTTG GAGAAAGTCGAGTACTTGTGCAACCTGCGACGGGCGTCACGTTTTGGAGATCTCTGGGTCGAGCATTCCTAAAGAATATGGGGACAGCTATTCTGTTTCCAACTTTTCTCCCACTAATGGTTGTGCAACACAATCGCACGCTTTATGATATTCTCTGTGGTACGATCGTTGTTGAAACTGAATGA
- the LOC116936325 gene encoding pro-resilin, translating to MHQFAVIVVFAAVAFAAELPYPKPSGYPAPSYDKQPLMPYNFGYTVKDDPTYNNFAHQETADTKAVTGSYRVALPDGRTQIVSYKADEYGYVADVKYEGEAKYPEYSKPAYKPAASQSYGQ from the exons ATGCATCAG TTTGCCGTCATCGTTGTTTTCGCCGCCGTGGCTTTCGCTGCCGAGCTTCCGTACCCGAAACCATCTGGTTATCCGGCTCCCAGTTACGACAAGCAG CCATTGATGCCGTACAATTTTGGCTACACTGTCAAGGATGACCCAACTTACAACAACTTTGCTCATCAAGAGACGGCTGACACGAAAGCTGTCACTGGATCTTACCGTGTTGCCCTGCCCGATGGCCGTACTCAGATTGTCTCATACAAGGCTGATGAATACGGTTACGTCGCTGACGTGAAATACGAGGGAGAAGCTAAATATCCTGAATACAGCAAACCTGCTTACAAGCCAGCAGCATCCCAGAGCTACGGACAGTGA